The genome window CTGTGGGCATTCGGTCAGCCCTGCTTTAGCCAGGGCTGATCCGGGGCTGGGCCACAGGCGGGCATGGTAGGGGCATGCCCTCTTCCCTGCCCGGCCTGCACCCCCTGACCGACCCGGCGGCCTCCGACGCCCTGCTGAGCCGCATCGGGGACGCCCGCTTCGTGCTCATCGGGGAAGCCTCGCACGGCACCCACGAGTTTTACCGCGAGCGCGCCGCGCTGACCCGGCGCCTGATTGAGGAGCGGGGCTTTACGGCGGTGGCGGCAGAAGCCGACTGGCCTGATGCCTCCCGCGTGAACCGCTACGTGCGCGGCCAGAAGGGCGACCACAGCGCCGAACAGGCCCTGGGGGACTTTGGGCGGTTTCCGCGCTGGATGTGGCGTAACGAGCCCGTGCGCGACTTCGTGACGTGGCTGCGCGGCCACAACGAGCGCCGCCCACAGGCGCAGGCGGGCTTTTATGGCATTGACCTGTACAGCCTGCACCGCTCCATGGACGCGGTGGTGGCGTACCTCGAAGGCGTGGACCCAGCCGCCGCGCAGCGCGCCCGGCAGCGCTACAGCTGCTTTGAACCCTACGGCAACGACCCCCAGAGTTACGGGCTGGCCACCGCTTACGGAGTGGACGAGCCCTGCGAGGACGAGGCGGTGGCCCAGCTGCTGGAACTGCAGCGCCAGAGCCACACCGCCGCCGATCCCCTGGCCAGTGACGAACTGTTCTACGCCGAGCAGAACGCGCGGCTGGCCCTGAACGCCGAGCGCTACTACCGCGAGATGTTCCGGGGCCGCCTGGACACCTGGAACCTGCGCGATACCCACATGGCCGACACGGTGGGCGCCCTGGCCGAGCACCAGCGGGCCCAGGGCCTGGAGCCCAGAATCGTGGTGTGGGCGCACAACTCGCACCTGGGGGACGCGCGCGCCACCGAGCCCGGCTGGCGCCAGAGGCAGGAGAATCTGGGCCAGTACCTGCGGCAGCGCTGGCCGGGGCAGACCTTCATTCTGGGCCAGAGCACCTGCAGCGGCGAGGTGCTGGCCGCCGACGACTGGGGCAAGCCCGGGCAGGTCAAGCGGGTGCGCCCGGCGCTGGCCGGCAGTGTGGAAGCTGCCCTGCACGAACTGGGGGTGGGCGACTTCTGGCTGGACCTGCGCGGCGACCTGCCCGGAGCCTTCCAGGGCGAGCGCCTGCAACGCTTTATCGGTGTGATCTACCGCCCCGACACCGAGCGCCAGAGCCACTACTACCATGCCCACCTACCCGCGCAATACGACGCCCTGCTGTACCTGGACCAGACCACGGCGCTGGTGCCGCTGGACCGGGACAGCGGCGGAGAAGAGGGCGAACTGCCGAACACTTACCCGAGCGGGCAGTGATTACGGACGGCCGTGCATGGCCGGACCATCCGGGAAGAAGGGGGACGTTCCGCTCCTGGGGAGCCTTCCCGGTCCACTTCCCGAAGATCCGCATGTGTGCCTGCTGGGCTGTGCAGCTGTGCGAGTCCCTCCGGTCAGAAACATTCCGTAACGTCTGACGGAAGAGTTCGGAAGCCGCATGATACGGACTGCCGTCCATTTCCGTACCATCCGGGAAGAAGGGGGATGTTCCCCGCCTTCGGCGCTGTGCCAGTCCAATTCCCGGAAATCCGCATTTATTCCTGCGCCCTCCGGTCGAAAAAATTCCGTAACACATGACGGAATTTTTCGGAAGCCGTATGACCTCCCCAGCTTCCGGGCCTGTTCCGCGTTGCCAACGCCACGAGAGAAGCGCCCCTCTCCTGCCAGTTCGGACAAACACCGTGCAGAGCAGTGCGCGCCTGCGCGCAGCACACAGAGCGCCATCACGACAAACCCCGCCACATTCGGCGGGGCTCTCGCAGAGGTTTCTTGCGGGGTCTCTTAAGTACGTTGCACCTCACGTTACGACTTTGCAGGAGAGCACCGCAAAGTCTCCACTCCCGGTGCAACGTACTTTTTTCGATACTCGCTCTGCTGCGCAGCTGTTCCAGCCCGCTCGGTTGATCTAAAGATCAACAGCGAGCTACTTAAATCGCCAGGCCCTGCGCGTGGGCGCTGACGTCCTTGCTCTCGTACTGCCCCGGCGGCAGGCCGATGGTGGGCATATTGACCTCGAATTCATCGCTCCAGCCCACTTCGTCCAGCGCCTTTTTCCAGGCACCGATGCTCTCGTTGCGGTAGATCTGGTAGGCGGCCATGCCCACTTCCGGGCCGCCGCGCGCAATCACACTTTCCACCCAGGCCCACTTGGCCGACACGTTGCGCAGTTCGGCGGTGGTGCGCAGTTCCTTCTGAATGCGCTTCATGCGCTTTTCAATGGTCTGCACGCCCGCGAAGGGGT of Deinococcus arcticus contains these proteins:
- a CDS encoding erythromycin esterase family protein is translated as MPSSLPGLHPLTDPAASDALLSRIGDARFVLIGEASHGTHEFYRERAALTRRLIEERGFTAVAAEADWPDASRVNRYVRGQKGDHSAEQALGDFGRFPRWMWRNEPVRDFVTWLRGHNERRPQAQAGFYGIDLYSLHRSMDAVVAYLEGVDPAAAQRARQRYSCFEPYGNDPQSYGLATAYGVDEPCEDEAVAQLLELQRQSHTAADPLASDELFYAEQNARLALNAERYYREMFRGRLDTWNLRDTHMADTVGALAEHQRAQGLEPRIVVWAHNSHLGDARATEPGWRQRQENLGQYLRQRWPGQTFILGQSTCSGEVLAADDWGKPGQVKRVRPALAGSVEAALHELGVGDFWLDLRGDLPGAFQGERLQRFIGVIYRPDTERQSHYYHAHLPAQYDALLYLDQTTALVPLDRDSGGEEGELPNTYPSGQ